In the Zingiber officinale cultivar Zhangliang chromosome 5A, Zo_v1.1, whole genome shotgun sequence genome, TGTGCTATATCTTCCAGCATCTCTCTGTCGGGCAGGGTGTTGCTAGGCAATGAtgttttgcctgaagccatctgCTCAGAGATGTGATGATCTAAGTGGTTTACAAGATCGGTCATGGACATAGACCCTCTGATTCCAGGCAGTTTCAATCGATCCCACCAGTTTTGGATTCTTGATTCCATATCCTTGCCCATATTTTCTTCCCCTGACCGAGCTTCAATTCCTACAATGACATTGGTGTCAAAATTATAAAAGACCAAGGCGTTACCTGAATGATTCTCAATAGCAATAGCTTATCTTAGAACAGAAGAATTACCAAAAAGTAATGATAGTACAATACCAGAGCTTATCATATTACCTGAGCATGGCGAAGGAGTGTCCTGCGAGTCAAAATCAGGAGTTCTCCCAAAAGAATCCCGTGTTTCAGTCTTATTGGAGATCGAAGAAGTTGCGCAAGGGGAACCAGGTTCACAAAAGCCCGAGAAAGTGGTTCCACAATTATCTTTAATAACATCTTGAAAATGATTAGAATCATCTTGATCCTCGTAAACTGAGAACTGAGGGTCAAAGTAAGGAGATTCTAATATCGTATCTGGTTGCTGACTGAGGAGCTTCAAACGTGGATCACAGTCGATAAGTTTCTCAAAATTCTTGCTCAACAAAGTTTGCGAACATTGAAGGAGATGCCTCCTGCAGCATCCATTTAGATAAAGTTACAATGATGATAAAACAGAACATGTCGCATTGCATATGGTTTTCAACCAGATGGAAAAGAGAAATACCGCAACATTATTAACAGCAGTAACACATCAGTAACTTTACTGTATCCAAAACTAAAAACTAACGTTTTATGCAGTAGAAAAgaagttaacaaaaaaaaaaaattccttcagTCGTATTGCTTAGGCCGGAGAATATTTATATTTCACAACAATATAAATAAAGGTACGAGTCAATTAGCATACAATCTATGGAAGCTCGTAGTATGAAAATTCAGCTTTATCTATGTTTCAAACAATTTGAGATAGGAGGCAAACATATACCTTCAGCAACAATGGAAAATGTTAGCAACATCTACTATATCTCaccaaacttaatttaaatatgtTTGATCAAATTATACTCTAATATCTGAAGCCCAAAGTAATCTATTTTCGAGTTGTAAAGTCAAAGAACACAACATGAAATTGGGTAACCAAACAGAATATATTTTATGTTACATATCatcataaaatattattaattatatgCATATACAATATAATTTAAACTAATTTGTTAAGAGCTAAATCAAAActtacaaattcaaaaattataaccaAGATGCACAGAATTTCTTTCAATTGCTTAtcaatgttgaaaaaaattatgAACTCTGATTAATGAATTCTGCTTGTGGTGCAGCAATTGAAAAACTATTTCCTCCCATTTATCACATCCCATTTTgtaaagaaatctcttccttCTCGTGTTATTGTTTTTGTTTCATATTTCAATTAGTTAAACATTATAAACTCAATGGCTAATCTTCTTCCAACTGGTCTGATCTAACCCCACAATAAAATAACTTGATCGAATAAGTCAATTGAAGATGTGATTGTATACGAATGTGTGTATATGCAAAAGAGTACTTCATATGAATATCGAGAAGAAAATGCTATATGGCCTATAATAGGCGATAAAAATCTTGTGCATTTGTAATAAACAGGTGTGGTTTCCAAATCAGGAAAATTGACAATAGAGGTCAGTTCATTCTCAATGAAATCCACCATCAAAACATCAATTCATGAACATCACAACTCTAATTATTTTCTTCCACCAAAAAGGCTCTCAGAAGAATATTTAACAAAGAAAAAAAttgattatcttttattaaagtgcTGATAATAAGAACCAAAGATTAAACCATACTACCGACCCAAAGGCCTAGGTTAGTTCCCAGTTAAGCATCAAAAGCAACAAGAGGTCAATCTCAGTTAGATgagaaaaaaatacaaattaCATGTACCTGTGTATGCTTGCTTGGCCATTGGTAAAATCCTGAGTCGCTTGCCATAGTGTATGCTTCCTTGGTTGGGGATCAGTCTCGCGGAAAAAAAGCGGCGGTCTTGCTAACTAAAAAAAATTGCTAACTTGTTACCAAGAGGAAATGACCATCATACAACCAACAAAAATTGAGGGGGAGAAAAAATCTTACCACAATTTCCAAAGTCCCATTGACACCTTCAGAAAATGTTGCTTTAATGGTGGTAATGTCAGACCAGTGAAACTCGATCTTGCTCTTCAAGCCACCTTCAAGAACTTCCCATACAAGTTTATGTTTAGCAAAGTAGCACTTTGCCACTAGATCACCTTCGTATCTAGAAATACACTGTTTGCCAATAGAACATGGTGAACTTTCCACAAACTCAACCAATCTGGTAAAGGATTACTTCACaaaaagataagaaaattaggatgTACTAATTCACCATCAAGCATCCATGTAATGCACCCTCGACAAGAAAATTCATTGACTTGAAATGTACTATGTTCTTATGTTAGATTGCTCGCTAAGAATTGCAcgtgaaaaataaagaataaaggCAAGTAAAACCTTCATCAGAATTCTTGGACCATCTCACAGAGAGATATGAACACAAATAGGAAGAAAAGAACGAACAAGTAATTTCTGTGTAAAGCAGAACAATTGAATAAATTGGAAATACAAGAATAGAGCACTAGAATAATGCATAGACAAGATCTTTGATGACAGAAGAGGAGAGCTGCATCATTTACGTAAACCACCAAAAATTTCCTTAATAAAATCCGCACCTCCCATGCCCCAATCTTCAAATATGATGCAGGAAAATTCGAAGCTTTGATCTTGCTAGTTGAGCTCGAAGCAGCTGAGGACTTTGATTCTTTAGCATCACCAACTTCCGAGCTCTTCGAGTTAGTGGCGCAAGAAGTGCTACCTGCCTTTGCTTGAGAAAGCCTCATCTGAATCAAATCAGCAAGAGACGGACTTTTCCTTAGACGGAGGCCCAGCGGTCCAGGTTCCCCAAGCACATTGTTGTACAGAGCCTGAACCAAGGTAGCATCAGAAGCTGGAATTACCTCTTTTCAAACGCTACAGACTAATTCTTGGCAGATGTTccaagagggagaagaaaaggaaaaacaaaaatgtTCTTTTTCTCCGGATCATGAGATTCgaatcaaaataaatgttcaaaaTACCAACAATTTTGATTTGAAAGAGAAGTGACTCGTCTACCTGCTGACTCGAAGTGCTCGCGTCCCTGGATCTCTTGTGCAGAGGGCTGCGCTCGTCGTCCAAGGACTCCTCCACTTCCAACTTCACCTTCGGCGGGGAAGGAGCCGGGTGCGGGGTGGAACCAGCTCGGCGCTTGCTGGAGTCCGACGACTGAACCATACCGCAGGAAGATTCCCGAACGAGGAACCCTAGAACGCCAACTTCCGCTGCTCCTCTGCGCCTTTTCCCGTCGATCTCGTACAGAAATCGGACGATACTTCACCGCGATCGACGAAATCAAACAGAAAGAGATCTAATCGCCATGCAGGAGGAGGTGATTTCGCCGGAAGAGTGAGAGGAGCGACAGAGGTCAAATTTTGTGTTCGAAATAGGGAGACCAAATTGGTAAATCCGCAGAGACGTGACACTTCTCATTGgtatatttaattatatatatattattttatcttTAATAGCAATAGCTTtcatagctcagttggttagagcacCCGTTTAGTAAGCGGGAGGTCTTGAATTCAAATCTCAATGAAagcaattgatttaatttttttttttaattttagggaACTTATTATAATAATATGTAATCTATGTCAGCAATTATTTAAGAAAATGACGGCGCTACACTAGAGCGATGTCCAATCAAGTAGGAGATTCATCGAGGTCTTCTCGGACAAGAGCGGAGCCACCTCTGGCTCCAGTCCTACCtactttataaaaaataaaataatatctttatatttttttcatcCCATCGTAAACAAAGTCACTCCGTACGCAAATTTcataatatcaaattaaaaataaataattttaaattaaaatatcaattAGATTGACAAATTTTATAAAtgatattatatttatataagttaataaatatattaactctaacttatttatttttttatcctaaACTTGTCTGTAGGACCGTGTGGTTTTCTCTCCGCAGTAAGCAAGTAATTTACCGTTCaaatgtaattttaatttttcttcaaTAACCAAAAGTTTTGTCACCAGCCGCACGAGAGGTGGTTGATGAGGCAACGAGCGATGGCTGCTCGTGAGGCAGGTGCTGTCTCGCCAAGCAATAAGTAATCGCTTCACGAGCGGCAGCTAGTCCATTGCCTTGTTAGCCAATGAGCGATATAAGTCCAGGTATATAGACATAGATTATTTCTCATACTTTCATTTAACATATATTAATCTAATGTCAAATTTACCAGTTTGCTCATAATTCTTGATAGTTCAACTCTCAAGGCTCTTGATTGGTGCACCCTTAGCTTGATCGAAAGTTAATTATCTGTATtctttgaattttatattttctaaCTGAAGTTAGTTTTATGGAGTATGGACGAAGGTTCTAATGTCCTAGCATTTCTTAGATAGCAGCGGGTAAGATGAATACTATTGCACCACTATATGATCTTGCCTTATATTACTTGAAAAAATTTATAAGACTAGTATCattaatctttttattattgATTAAGAATGTAATTTGATCACTATactatgaaaaattttaaaatttatcaactATTTCTAAATTATATCAAAATTAATTGATATAAATAAGACAAGAACTTATAATTTGATTGactgcttttttttttttataatttatacatTATAATTATATCGTTTACTTATATATtgaatataatatatttatttaattgatagaTTCATTTTATTTTTACTGTTTCTATTTCTACAGTAATAATAGAATGGACATTTTTAACTATGATcatgttaaaataaatttttatacaaaaTAGTAGAAGAAATTTTAGTAGATTATAATTTATATTGAACAGAAGTTGATTGAAAAAAATAACTATGATGTAATAATTAATGAATTTGAATATAAAAATTATGGAAGAACACAATTTCAATAGTATCTTTGCTATATGCTTTGAATATTGAATATTAAATACTTTTGTtctatatttgaaaaaaaattaatattcacatattttaaaattaattaattatattaattatagtCAATGACCAACCCAAGTAGCTTTAAATCCTGGCTTCAcccttcttggatgaacaatatGGTGTCGCACGTGACACTAGTATTTGTGCAAACTATTAAGAACCATACACTAATCAATTAATTTCCATGGACGTGTAAAGGAAACGAATTGAatatgtaaaaaaatttaaagctcAAATTCAGTTTGAAATAGACATATTTAAGTTTGAGTTCGATTCGAacctcaaaaaatttaaaatatttaattcgagttcggttcgaattaagGCTCAGGTTTGAGTTCAACTTGAAATATTCGAATATGTTCACGAACTATTCGAGTTATTGTTCGAAAATAGGTTCAAAAagctcgaaatttatttatttaatatatatttaacttatattaataaatattaaggttCACGAGtggctcgaacaatataatttgggttcGAATTTGAttcgaaaaaaagttcgaacatatTCGAGTTtagctcgaattcgataaattcaaaTATGAATCGAATATTTTTCAAACCGACTTAAAAAGCTCGCGAGTCGACTCAATTCATTTGCAATCCT is a window encoding:
- the LOC121982348 gene encoding uncharacterized protein LOC121982348; its protein translation is MVQSSDSSKRRAGSTPHPAPSPPKVKLEVEESLDDERSPLHKRSRDASTSSQQALYNNVLGEPGPLGLRLRKSPSLADLIQMRLSQAKAGSTSCATNSKSSEVGDAKESKSSAASSSTSKIKASNFPASYLKIGAWECISRYEGDLVAKCYFAKHKLVWEVLEGGLKSKIEFHWSDITTIKATFSEGVNGTLEIVLARPPLFFRETDPQPRKHTLWQATQDFTNGQASIHRRHLLQCSQTLLSKNFEKLIDCDPRLKLLSQQPDTILESPYFDPQFSVYEDQDDSNHFQDVIKDNCGTTFSGFCEPGSPCATSSISNKTETRDSFGRTPDFDSQDTPSPCSGIEARSGEENMGKDMESRIQNWWDRLKLPGIRGSMSMTDLVNHLDHHISEQMASGKTSLPSNTLPDREMLEDIAHYLLNDSQSSAASSDEQSIISRVDSLCCLLHKDTAAGTKLNSKMKDSDDTQAGAGSDEEPYSTPEAELADGAQPPLSRKESYGELLILPRIASMPQFFNVPDDAEK